In Xenorhabdus nematophila ATCC 19061, one DNA window encodes the following:
- a CDS encoding GPO family capsid scaffolding protein, giving the protein MSESHLMTTWICVATEGQTIDRRTIEAQWLSEIAETYDPHYYTALIWEEHNRNLDNLGEVLAARTDVIDGKARLYLRLRPNLKLMEYNRQGQKLFCSIEVQEDFQGEGIFYLGGLAVTDSPASVGTDRLKFSINRSHFSRKKSKFSISSPAVFNLSDGLKNTKNRWFTAISAG; this is encoded by the coding sequence ATGAGTGAATCACATTTAATGACTACTTGGATTTGTGTTGCGACTGAGGGACAAACCATTGATAGACGTACTATCGAAGCGCAATGGCTCTCTGAAATAGCAGAAACCTACGATCCCCATTATTACACCGCATTGATCTGGGAAGAGCATAACCGCAATCTTGATAATTTAGGGGAAGTCCTCGCAGCCCGAACCGATGTCATTGATGGAAAAGCACGGCTCTATTTGCGATTAAGACCGAATCTAAAGCTCATGGAATATAACAGACAGGGGCAAAAATTATTTTGCTCTATCGAGGTTCAAGAGGATTTCCAAGGGGAGGGTATTTTTTATTTGGGTGGTCTTGCCGTTACAGACAGCCCCGCGAGTGTTGGAACAGACAGATTAAAATTCAGTATTAACCGTTCTCACTTTTCCCGCAAGAAAAGTAAGTTTTCGATTAGTTCACCGGCAGTATTTAACCTTTCGGATGGACTCAAGAATACGAAAAATCGTTGGTTTACCGCAATCTCCGCAGGTTAG
- a CDS encoding host cell division inhibitor Icd-like protein produces MKIKRLHPSNRLGYIEKTLAKSNVGRGNLRIVKATVDATCVFFCVVNNAYLMAAYAYLNSMVALSEHPKGWLVSFTTSISTSDNVTAPIERGNSGGDPFDKVKEIIFMMAIPAQTQFKFLFLCVKRSDITATPCRIEATAADEHNARMLLVHDFVLLFAGRLPVQPKREG; encoded by the coding sequence ATGAAAATAAAAAGGTTGCATCCGTCTAACCGGTTGGGCTATATTGAAAAAACGTTAGCAAAATCTAACGTCGGGCGTGGAAACCTGAGAATAGTAAAGGCGACAGTAGACGCCACATGCGTCTTTTTTTGTGTCGTAAATAATGCCTATCTAATGGCGGCTTACGCCTATCTGAATTCAATGGTGGCGTTGTCGGAGCACCCGAAAGGGTGGCTGGTTTCCTTTACTACCAGTATTTCCACCTCTGATAACGTCACCGCCCCTATTGAGCGTGGAAACTCTGGCGGTGATCCCTTTGATAAAGTAAAGGAGATCATCTTTATGATGGCTATCCCTGCCCAAACTCAATTTAAATTTCTATTCCTGTGCGTAAAACGTTCTGATATTACCGCTACACCCTGCCGTATTGAGGCTACCGCGGCCGATGAACACAACGCAAGAATGCTGCTCGTTCATGATTTTGTTCTCTTGTTTGCAGGTCGTTTACCTGTGCAACCAAAGAGAGA